From a region of the Trichocoleus sp. genome:
- a CDS encoding Mo-dependent nitrogenase C-terminal domain-containing protein yields MFSFLQPNSSFDLLFPIRHWLDRVEVRDVAVAEFICKVVPADCPFARTITIGNHTIATIPPLCKLNPLYDQFIGLRFRSLIYLAEYCRDSCQQPS; encoded by the coding sequence ATGTTTAGCTTCCTACAGCCCAATTCCTCATTTGATTTACTATTTCCAATTCGGCACTGGCTCGATCGCGTTGAAGTCAGAGATGTGGCAGTTGCTGAGTTTATTTGTAAAGTGGTTCCCGCTGATTGCCCTTTCGCTCGCACGATTACAATCGGCAATCACACCATCGCTACAATTCCGCCGCTCTGTAAGCTCAATCCTCTGTATGACCAGTTTATCGGACTACGTTTCCGATCGCTCATCTACTTGGCTGAATATTGCAGGGATTCTTGTCAGCAGCCTTCGTAG
- the ntrB gene encoding nitrate ABC transporter permease, whose protein sequence is MSLDRWETSHASIVFDSEEYHNMVLQFVAAILVAGQAVWKRSRPVLLRDSVLLPLLGFLGLILAWWLVASLKSEVMPTPWQAFTANLDYLLHPFYRRGPGDLGIGWLLLASLRRVLIGFILGAIVAIPVGFLIGMSRQAMLALNPIIQILKPVSPLAWLPIALAIFNLADPSAIFVIFITSLWSTIINTALGVSSVSQDYLNVARVLEMPKWRQMTKIILPASLPYIFTGLRISLGIAWLVIVAVEMLTGGVGIGFFVWDEWSRLNLSSVFLAVFVIGLTGLILDFAVVKLQQWVTHRPISRTT, encoded by the coding sequence GTGTCCTTAGACCGTTGGGAAACTTCCCATGCTTCGATCGTCTTTGATTCTGAGGAGTATCACAATATGGTGCTGCAATTCGTTGCTGCAATTCTGGTTGCTGGACAGGCAGTATGGAAGCGAAGTCGTCCTGTGTTGCTGCGCGACAGTGTCTTACTGCCGTTGCTCGGCTTTCTCGGGCTGATTTTGGCTTGGTGGTTGGTTGCCTCTCTCAAAAGTGAAGTAATGCCAACGCCCTGGCAAGCCTTCACTGCCAATTTAGACTATCTGCTGCATCCCTTCTATCGGCGTGGGCCGGGTGACCTGGGCATTGGTTGGCTGTTGCTGGCAAGCCTGAGACGGGTGCTGATTGGCTTTATCTTGGGAGCGATCGTCGCAATTCCAGTCGGTTTTTTGATTGGCATGTCGCGTCAGGCGATGCTGGCACTGAATCCAATTATTCAAATTCTTAAACCTGTTTCGCCGCTGGCCTGGCTGCCGATCGCCCTAGCAATTTTCAATCTGGCAGACCCGTCGGCAATTTTCGTCATTTTCATTACCTCCCTTTGGTCAACCATCATTAACACAGCCTTAGGAGTATCCAGCGTTTCGCAAGACTATCTCAACGTGGCGCGAGTGTTGGAAATGCCGAAATGGAGACAGATGACAAAAATTATTTTGCCTGCTAGTTTGCCCTACATTTTCACAGGGCTACGGATTAGCTTAGGAATCGCCTGGTTGGTCATCGTGGCAGTAGAGATGCTGACGGGCGGTGTCGGAATTGGCTTTTTTGTCTGGGACGAGTGGAGCCGCCTCAACTTAAGCTCTGTCTTTTTGGCAGTGTTTGTCATTGGCTTGACAGGTCTAATTTTGGATTTCGCCGTTGTGAAGCTGCAACAGTGGGTGACACACCGTCCGATTTCTCGCACCACCTGA
- a CDS encoding response regulator yields the protein MNQRLDVPLPIDLRILIVDDISDNSFLLQTFLEAEGYQVDIADNGQTALEKIEAAPPALVLLDVMMPGMSGYEVTRHVRQNPALPYIPILLITGFDQTADSKGFDVGVDGFIRKPVDFDQLLAQVRSLLSQNSKAVTKQ from the coding sequence ATGAATCAGCGACTGGATGTTCCCCTACCAATCGATCTACGTATTCTAATCGTAGATGATATTTCTGATAATTCCTTTTTACTGCAAACTTTCCTGGAGGCAGAGGGTTATCAGGTTGATATTGCGGATAATGGTCAAACTGCGTTAGAAAAAATTGAGGCTGCCCCACCCGCATTGGTCCTATTGGACGTGATGATGCCTGGCATGAGTGGGTATGAGGTGACGCGCCATGTTCGACAGAATCCGGCATTGCCCTATATTCCAATTTTGCTAATTACTGGATTTGACCAAACTGCAGACTCCAAAGGCTTCGATGTTGGAGTAGATGGATTCATCCGGAAACCTGTTGATTTTGATCAACTGCTCGCTCAGGTTCGATCGCTGCTGTCACAAAATAGTAAAGCTGTTACAAAACAGTAG
- a CDS encoding fasciclin domain-containing protein: MTDLIETAASAGSFNTLMAAVKSADLEEMLKSPGPFTILAPSEEAFSQLPQGLMDDLLQDQQKLKQVLLYHVLFGDVRSDDLAEIKEAPTVEGSVVIVEQHKNGVTVNDANVIKMDILTDNGVIHVIDAVLMPTILQPE; encoded by the coding sequence ATGACAGACCTGATCGAAACTGCTGCTAGTGCTGGTTCATTTAATACACTCATGGCAGCGGTTAAATCGGCAGACTTGGAGGAAATGCTCAAAAGCCCAGGACCTTTTACAATTCTGGCACCTAGTGAGGAAGCATTTAGTCAGCTTCCCCAAGGATTGATGGATGACCTGCTGCAAGATCAGCAGAAGCTTAAGCAAGTTTTGCTATACCACGTTCTGTTTGGTGATGTGCGATCGGATGATCTCGCTGAAATTAAAGAAGCACCAACAGTGGAAGGATCAGTTGTTATCGTAGAGCAGCACAAAAATGGTGTGACAGTGAATGATGCCAATGTAATTAAAATGGACATCCTAACTGACAATGGCGTAATCCACGTTATTGATGCTGTTTTAATGCCAACCATCCTGCAACCGGAATAA